From one Musa acuminata AAA Group cultivar baxijiao chromosome BXJ2-6, Cavendish_Baxijiao_AAA, whole genome shotgun sequence genomic stretch:
- the LOC135614765 gene encoding protein MKS1-like produces MDPSEPRPSPRRELQGPRPAPLRVSRESRKIKKPPVAPPPHHQYPPEPQPQHDRDPVVIYTVSPKIIHANPSEFMSLVQRLTGPGSDPSAEPSLPSPGGALSPAARIATFEKAASPRASDLYRARTGAVGGFEIEREATVDRPASFPGVLSPVPASLLPISPTLFSPSFDPSVLGFLLELSPVLANKSNVDGNNRSFMDGGSFLASPSNNLLSTPTVPSPGAFWELLNQFPDL; encoded by the coding sequence ATGGATCCCTCGGAACCCCGACCGTCGCCGAGGCGAGAGCTGCAAGGCCCACGGCCTGCTCCTCTCAGGGTAAGCAGAGAGTCGCGCAAGATCAAGAAGCCACCTGTAGCGCCGCCACCGCACCACCAGTACCCGCCGGAGCCGCAGCCGCAGCACGACCGGGATCCGGTGGTCATCTACACCGTCTCCCCCAAGATCATCCACGCCAACCCCAGCGAGTTCATGTCCCTCGTCCAGAGACTGACCGGCCCCGGCTCCGACCCCTCCGCTGAACCCTCGCTGCCCTCGCCCGGGGGAGCGCTCTCCCCCGCCGCCCGTATCGCCACGTTCGAGAAGGCGGCGTCGCCGCGTGCGTCCGACCTCTACCGAGCGCGGACGGGTGCCGTGGGCGGGTTCGAGATCGAGAGGGAAGCGACGGTGGACCGGCCGGCTTCGTTTCCGGGGGTCTTGTCGCCCGTACCGGCCTCCCTCCTCCCGATATCTCCGACCCTGTTCTCGCCGTCGTTCGATCCGAGCGTGCTGGGCTTCTTGCTCGAGCTAAGTCCAGTCTTGGCCAACAAGAGCAACGTCGACGGCAACAACAGGAGCTTCATGGACGGCGGCAGCTTCTTGGCTAGTCCCAGTAACAACTTGCTGTCGACGCCTACTGTTCCTTCCCCTGGAGCTTTCTGGGAACTGTTGAACCAGTTCCCGGATTTGTAG